In Scomber japonicus isolate fScoJap1 chromosome 7, fScoJap1.pri, whole genome shotgun sequence, one genomic interval encodes:
- the dock7 gene encoding dedicator of cytokinesis protein 7 isoform X2, producing MAERRAFAQKISRTVAAEVRKQIAGQYGGSPQLFKNLNVGTATSNTVPLTEAVEPVDFEEYLITHPPIVESGPLRDLIEFPPDDIEVIYTPRECRTVVQAVPEEGDTDPHVRDCVRSYTEDWAVVNRKYHKLGTGFNPNTLDKQKERQKGLPKQVFEADEMPDNSSYQDDQDDLKRRSMSIDDTPRGSWACSIFDLKNSLPDALLPHLLDRAPNEEIDRHNEDQRKANRHRELFALHPALDEEEPIERHCVPEVPKEHFGQRLLVKCLSLKFEIEIEPIFASLALYDVKEKKKISENFFFDLNSEQTKGMLRPHIQTAAISTLARSAIFSITYPSQDVFLVIKLEKVLQQGDIGECAEPYMVFKESDAAKNKEKLEKLRGQSEQFCQRLGRYRMPFAWTAIHLMNIVNSAGSLERDTELEMSLSERKGSWSERRNSSIMGRRSLERTTSGDESCSLTGFRPATLTITNFFKQEGDRLSDEDLYKFLADMRRPSSVLRRLRPITAQLKLDISPAPENPHYCLTPDLLQVKPYPDSRVRPTREILEFPARDVYVPNTTYRNLLYVNPQSLNFANRQGSARNITVKVQFMNGEDPNNAMPVIFGKSSCADFAKEAYTAVVYHNRSPDFHDEVKIKLPASLSDHHHILFTFYHVSCQQKQNTPLETPVGYTWIPMLQNGRLRTGHFCLPVSLEKPPQSYSVLSPDVPLPGMKWVDNHRGVFNVEVVAVSTIHTQDQYLDKFFALVHALDEHMFPVRIGDMRIMENNLETELKSSIAALNSSQLEPVVRFLHLLLDKLVLLVVRPPVIAGQIVNLGQASFEVMASIVNRLHKYLDTSQDMHGRNSLLSSYIHYVFRLPSADPNSPSPDPNSSLTGPGGLGGSVHYATMARSAVRPASLNLNRSRSLSNSNPDISGTPTSPDDEVRSIIGSKAMERCGNRMSSHTESASFLQTLTGRLPTKKLFHEELALQWVVSSGSVREGALQQAWFFFELMVKSIIHHLYFAERLESPRKNRFPERFMDDITALVSTIAGDIVSRFQKDLELVERLNTSLAFFLNDLLSVMDRGFVFTLIRAYWKQVSTKLYTLQNPTLESLRLDFLRIVCSHEHYVTLNLPCSLLTPPASPSPSVSSATSQSSGFSTHVQDQKIANMFELSVPFREQHYLAGLVLSELSVILDPDNEGMFGLHKKVVSVVHNLLSSHDSDPRYADPEVKARVAMLYLPLIGIVMETLPQLHDFTESHNQWGRPGGLQGAAVGSGGEETEGEGNSMISQTVAMAIAGTCTASPISRPSSFLLNSQASRQHGSFSAESSRSLLICLLWVLKNADELVLQKWFTDLSVSQLNRLLDLLYLCVSCFEYKGKKAFERMNSLTFKKSKDMKAKLEEAILGSIGARQEMVRRSRGQLERSPSGSAFGSQENLRWRKDMTHWRQNSEKMDKTRAELEHEALIDGNLATEANLIILDTLEIIVQTVSVTESKESILGGVLKVLLHSMACNQSALYLQHCFATQRALVSKFPELLFEEETEQCADLCLRLLRSCSSSISTIRAHASASLYLLMRQNFEIGNNFARVKMQVTMSLSSLVGTSQNFNEEFLRRSLKTILTYAEEDLELRETTFPDQVQDLVFNLHMILSDTVKMKEHQEDPEMLIDLMYRIAKGYQTSPDLRLTWLQNMAGKHSERNNHAEAAQCLVHSAALVAEYLSMLEDRKYLPVGCVTFQNISSNVLEESAVSDDVVSPDEEGICSGKYFTEIGLVGLLEQAAASFSMAGMYEAVNEVYKVLIPIHEANRDAKKLATIHGKLQEAFGKIVHQDGKRMFGTYFRVGFYGSKFGDLDEQEFVYKEPAITKLAEISHRLEGFYGERFGEDQVEVIKDSNPVDKCKLDPNKAFIQITYVEPYFDTYEMKDRITYFDKNYNLRRFVYCTPFTLDGRAHGDLHEQYKRKTILTTSHAFPYIKTRINIIHKEEIISTPIEVAIEDMQKKTQELAFATHQDPADAKMLQMVLQGSVGTTVNQGPLEVAQVFLSEIPSDPKLYRHHNKLRLCFKDFTKRCEDALRKNKSLIGPDQKEYQRELERNYHRLKESLQPLINRKIPQLYKPVLQVNSHRDSFSRMSLRKLDI from the exons ATGGCTGAACGCCGCGCCTTCGCCCAAAAAATCAgcag GACTGTGGCAGCAGAGGTCAGGAAGCAGATAGCTGGCCAGTATGGGGGCTCCCCACAGCTCTTCAAGAACCTTAACGTTGGGACCGCAACAAGCAACACG GTTCCCCTCACAGAGGCAGTGGAGCCGGTGGATTTTGAGGAGTACCTCATCACTCACCCTCCCATCGTTGAGTCAGGTCCCCTGAGAGACCTGATTGAGTTTCCCCCAGATGACATAGAGGTCATATACACACCCAGAGAATGTCGCACAGTGGTACAAGCTGTCCCGGAGGAAGG ggaCACTGATCCTCATGTCAGAGACTGTGTCAGATCCTATACAGAGGACTGGGCTGTCGTCAACAGAAA ATACCACAAACTTGGTACGGGTTTCAACCCCAACACGCTGGATAAGCAGAAGGAGCGTCAGAAAGGACTGCCCAAACAAGTGTTTGAGGCTGATGAGATGCCAGACAACAGCAGCTACCAGGATGACCAG GATGACCTGAAGCGGCGGTCAATGTCCATAGACGATACCCCACGGGGCAGCTGGGCCTGCAGCATCTTTGACTTAAAGAACTCTCTCCCTGATGccctcctccctcacctccTCGACCGCGCCCCCAACGAGGAGATTGACAGGCACAATGAAGATCAGCGCAAGGCCAATCGTCACCGTGAACTCTTTGCTTTGCACCCAGCCCTTGATGAG GAGGAGCCCATTGAGCGCCACTGCGTGCCTGAAGTACCCAAAGAACACTTTGGCCAGAGGCTACTCGTCAAGTGCTTGTCCTTGAA GTTTGAGATCGAAATTGAACCCATATTTGCTAGTTTGGCCTTATACGATgtcaaggaaaagaaaaag ATATCAGAGAACTTTTTCTTCGACTTGAACTCCGAGCAGACGAAAGGTATGCTGCGTCCGCACATTCAGACAGCAGCCATCTCCACGCTGGCACGCTCTGCCATATTCTCCATCACCTACCCCTCCCAGGATGTCTTCCTGGTCATCAAG TTGGAGAAGGTACTGCAGCAAGGTGATATTGGAGAATGTGCTGAACCCTACATGGTCTTCAAAGAGTCAGATGCTGCCAAG aATAAAGAGAAGCTGGAGAAGCTCCGTGGTCAGTCTGAGCAGTTCTGCCAACGGCTTGGTCGCTATCGCATGCCCTTCGCTTGGACCGCCATCCACCTAATGAACATTGTCAACAGTGCTGGCAGTcttgagagagacacagagttgGAGATGAGCCTTTCAG agagaaaaggCTCATGGTCAGAACGGAGGAACTCGAGCATCATGGGAAGACGTTCTCTGGAGAGAACCACCAGCGGAGATGAATCATGTAGTCTTACAGGTTTCAGACCCGCCACACTTACCATCACCAACTTCTTCAAACAG GAGGGTGACAGGCTGAGTGATGAGGACTTGTATAAGTTCTTAGCAGATATGAGAAGACCATCTTCAGTGCTGAGGAGGCTCAGACCCATCACAG CCCAGTTGAAGTTGGACATTTCTCCAGCTCCAGAGAACCCCCACTATTGCTTGACACCTGACCTCCTGCAGGTTAAACCTTACCCAGACAGCAGGGTACGCCCCACCAGGGAGATTTTGGAGTTCCCTGCCAGGGACGTCTATGTGCCAAACACCACATACAG GAACCTGCTGTATGTGAACCCCCAGAGTCTTAACTTTGCCAACCGTCAAGGTTCTGCTCGTAACATTACAGTGAAAGTGCAATTTATGAATGGAGAGGATCCAAATAACGCCATGCCG GTGATATTTGGGAAGTCCAGCTGTGCAGATTTCGCTAAAGAGGCTTACACTGCTGTAGTGTACCATAACAG ATCCCCTGACTTTCATGATGAGGTGAAGATCAAGCTGCCTGCCTCCCTGTCAGACCACCACCACATTCTCTTCACCTTTTACCATGTGAGCTGCCAGCAGAAGCAGAACACACCACTGGAGACCCCTGTGGGATACACA tGGATCCCCATGTTGCAGAATGGGCGTCTACGGACGGGACACTTCTGTCTGCCTGTGTCTCTGGAAAAACCACCACAGTCCTACTCTGTCCTCTCCCCAGAT GTCCCTCTCCCAGGGATGAAGTGGGTGGACAACCATCGAGGAGTATTCAATGTGGAAGTGGTGGCTGTTTCAACCATCCACACACAG GACCAGTACCTGGATAAGTTCTTTGCTTTGGTACATGCCCTGGATGAGCACATGTTCCCAGTCAGGATAGGAGACATGCGCATCATGGAGAACAACCTGGAGACTGAGCTCAAATCCAGCATAGCAGCTCTCAACTCCTCCCAGCTGGAGCCAGTGGTTCGATTCCTTCACCTTCTGCTTGACAAGTTGGTGTTGCTTGTGGTGCGACCGCCAGTCATTGCTGGACAGATAG tgaaTCTGGGCCAGGCATCCTTCGAGGTTATGGCGTCCATAGTGAACCGTCTTCATAAGTACCTGGACACCAGCCAGGACATGCACGGCCGCAACAGCCTGCTGTCCTCGTACATCCACTACGTCTTCCGCTTGCCTAGCGCTGACCCCAACTCACCCTCACCAG ACCCCAACTCATCTTTAACAG GCCCAGGAGGGCTGGGAGGCTCGGTTCACTATGCAACCATGGCTCGCTCGGCTGTACGACCAGCCAGCCTCAACCTCAACCGTTCCCGTAGCCTTAGCAACAGTAACCCTGACATCTCTGGCACACCCACCTCTCCTGACGATGAGGTCCGCTCCATCATTGGCAGCAAG GCCATGGAGCGTTGTGGCAATCGCATGTCTTCGCACACAGAGAGCGCCAGTTTCTTGCAAACTTTAACAGGACGGTTGCCCACAAAAAAG CTCTTCCATGAGGAGTTGGCTTTGCAGTGGGTGGTGAGCAGTGGAAGCGTCAGGGAGGGCGCTCTACAACAGGCCTGGTTTTTCTTTGAACTCATG GTGAAGAGCATTATCCACCACTTGTACTTCGCTGAGCGCTTAGAGTCGCCCAGAAAGAACCGATTCCCAGAACGCTTTATGGATGACATCACAGCCCTAGTCAGCACCATCGCCGGTGACATCGTGTCTCGTTTCCAGAAG GAtctggagctggtggagagacTAAACACAAGCCTGGCCTTCTTTCTCAATGATCTGCTGTCGGTCATGGACAGAGGCTTTGTCTTCACCCTTATCAGGGCATACTGGAAACAG GTGTCCACAAAGCTTTACACTCTGCAGAACCCAACCTTGGAGTCTTTGAGGCTTGATTTCTTGAGAATCGTTTGCAGCCACGAACACTACGTCACCCTCAACCTGCCTTGCAGCCTGCTCACACCGCCTGCCTCACCTTCCCCCTCGGTCTCTTCAGCGACTTCACAG AGCTCTGGGTTCTCAACACATGTCCAGGACCAAAAGATAGCCAACATGTTTGAGCTGTCTGTCCCGTTCAGAGAGCAACACTATCTGGCTGGGCTGGTGCTATCTGAACTGTCTGTAATACTGGACCCAGACAACGaggg gATGTTTGGCTTGCATAAGAAAGTGGTCAGCGTCGTTCACAACCTCCTGTCCAGCCATGACTCTGACCCCCGCTATGCTGATCCTGAGGTCAAGGCCCGGGTCGCCATGCTTTACCTGCCTCTCATTGGCATTGTCATGGAAACACTGCCACAACTCCATGACTTCACAG AGTCCCATAACCAGTGGGGTCGGCCAGGCGGTCTCCAGGGAGCGGCGGTGGGCAGCGGCggagaagagacagagggagagggtaACAGTATGATCAGTCAGACAGTCGCCATGGCAATAGCAGGCACCTGCACCGCCTCTCCAATCTCCCGACCAAGCAGCTTCTTGCTCAACTCGCAG GCGAGTCGTCAGCATGGAAGCTTCTCGGCTGAGTCAAGTCGCAGTCTGCTCATCTGTCTCCTGTGGGTGCTGAAAAATGCAGATGAGCTGGTGTTACAGAAGTGGTTCACAGACCTGTCCGTGTCCCAGTTGAACCGCCTGTTGGATCTCCTCTACCTCTGCGTCTCCTGCTTTGAGTACAAG GGGAAGAAGGCGTTTGAGCGAATGAACAGCCTGACCTTTAAGAAGTCCAAAGACATGAAGGCCAAGCTGGAGGAGGCCATACTGGGCAGCATCGGAGCCAGACAGGAGATGGTGCGACGCAGCCGCGGACAGCTGG AGCGGAGTCCATCTGGCAGTGCATTTGGCAGTCAGGAGAATCTGCGCTGGAGGAAGGACATGACCCACTGGAGACAGAACAGTGAGAAGATGGACAA GACCAGAGCAGAGTTGGAACATGAAGCACTTATTGATGGAAACCTTGCGACAGAGGCCAACTTAATTATTCTCGATACTTTGGAGATCATTGTTCAG ACGGTATCAGTGACAGAGTCCAAGGAGAGCATCCTGGGTGGGGTGCTAAAGGTGCTTCTCCACAGCATGGCCTGCAACCAGAGCGCCCTCTACCTCCAGCACTGTTTTGCCACACAGAGGGCACTGGTGTCTAAG TTTCCTGAACTGCTGTTTGAAGAGGAGACGGAGCAGTGTGCTGACCTGTGTTTGCGGCTGttgaggagctgcagcagcagcatcagtacCATCCGGGCCCACGCCAGTGCCTCCCTCTACCTCCTCATGAGGCAAAACTTTGAGATTGGCAAC AATTTCGCTAGGGTGAAGATGCAGGTGACCATGTCTCTGTCCTCACTGGTGGGAACATCACAGAATTTTAATGAGGAGTTCCTGCGTCGCTCTCTAAAAACTATCCTCACCTATGCAGAGGAGGACCTGGAGCTGAGGGAAACCACCTTTCCAGACCAG GTCCAGGACCTAGTTTTTAACTTGCACATGATCCTGTCTGACACAGTGAAGATGAAGGAGCACCAGGAAGATCCTGAGATGCTCATAGATCTCATGTACAG GATTGCGAAAGGTTACCAGACATCACCAGACCTCCGGCTGACTTGGCTCCAGAACATGGCTGGAAAACACTCGGAGAGGAACAACCATGCTGAGGCTGCTCAGTGTCTGGTGCACAGCGCTGCCTTGGTAGCAGAATACCTGAGCATGCTGGAGGACCGCAAGTATCTACCTGTCGGCTGTGTCACCTTCCAG AACATTTCCTCCAATGTGCTGGAGGAGTCTGCAGTCTCTGATGACGTGGTGTCCCCAGATGAGGAGGGCATTTGCTCAGGCAAATACTTCACTGAGATTGGCCTTGTGGGACTCCTGGAGCAAGCTGCTGCTTCTTTCTCCATG GCTGGCATGTACGAGGCGGTAAACGAAGTGTACAAGGTACTGATCCCTATCCACGAAGCCAACAGGGATGCAAAGAAGCTAGCCACCATTCATGGTAAACTACAGGAAGCCTTTGGCAAAATTGTTCATCag GACGGGAAGAGGATGTTTGGTACGTACTTCAGAGTTGGATTTTACGGTTCGAAATTCGGTGACCTGGACGAGCAGGAGTTTGTGTACAAAGAGCCTGCCATCACCAAGCTGGCCGAAATCTCTCACAGGCTAGAG GGTTTCTATGGCGAACGATTCGGAGAAGACCAGGTAGAAGTCATTAAAGACTCCAACCCAGTGGACAAGTGCAAGCTTGACCCAAATAAG GCGTTCATCCAGATCACGTACGTGGAGCCTTACTTTGACACCTACGAGATGAAGGACCGCATCACCTACTTCGACAAGAACTACAACCTGCGACGTTTCGTCTACTGCACGCCCTTCACCCTGGATGGACGGGCCCACGGGGACCTGCACGAACAGTATAAACGCAAGACCATCCTCACCACCTCGCACGCCTTCCCCTACATCAAGACTCGAATCAACATCATCCACAAAGAGGAG